A window from Desulfobacterales bacterium encodes these proteins:
- a CDS encoding response regulator, whose amino-acid sequence MEKIKILIIEDSTLFRALYDEILYDDVFEKKFAENGEDGLILYQEWKPDIILLDMVLPIMSGYSVLKEIRTKLKDISTTIIVQTTVP is encoded by the coding sequence ATGGAAAAAATTAAAATATTAATCATTGAAGATTCCACGTTATTTCGGGCGCTATATGACGAAATTTTATATGATGACGTATTTGAAAAAAAATTTGCGGAAAATGGAGAAGATGGCCTCATTTTATATCAAGAGTGGAAACCAGATATTATACTACTTGATATGGTGCTGCCAATAATGAGTGGATATTCTGTTCTTAAAGAAATAAGGACAAAGCTTAAAGACATATCTACTACTATAATTGTTCAAACTACTGTTCCATAA